A DNA window from Pleuronectes platessa chromosome 19, fPlePla1.1, whole genome shotgun sequence contains the following coding sequences:
- the ttll11 gene encoding tubulin polyglutamylase TTLL11 isoform X1 → MSDQYIQVKVQLEQMKALGEDTGRGGDVDAEEQLPASSPAASVSPDPSGIISTSVGSRPRGKVRTKQGKDAQNTGGTHAPDASSRGSVVSAHVWRNSNRQEHERTLHIEGTEKVLQGKSETNGNCVANLASKNNQETRREDGLKPARRRRPVTVDMSKAKTSLEALKISIKQLKWKEFPLGRRAACDIYWHGVSFHENENIVSGQVNKFPGMVEMLRKINLSRAMRTVQELFPDEYDFYPRSWILPEEYQQFSTQIRMVKENDATVNPTFIVKPDGGSQGDGIYLIRDPSDLKLMVGAQAKQGVVQEYIQRPLLIDKLKFDIRLYVLIKSLEPLEIYIAKEGLTRFCTEPYQEPSQKNLSHVFMHLTNYSLNVHSGNFVHSDSQSTGSKRTLSSVLYRLAAKGVDIKKVWSDIIALVIKTIIAVVPELRVYHQADIPPGKPGPTCFQILGFDILLMKNLKPILLEVNSNPSMRIEHEKEVSSGVFEYVPSPVDEEVKVGVIRDTLRLMDPGHMKPSGKSSQLRAGGFEHKEEIPIETETQDRSSDEGALPSLCLKQVYPKYTKQFNYLRLVERIASLFIRFLGVKGNMRLGPTAFRTFIRTCKLSNSNFTMASVDIFYIDSTRRWSGATTDSREAGMGLQAFVEAFYSLASRRFKSLVQRERVLSLLELCEAQLESQSGVEDRRSVSCSRALPRAAKTQTLGPNNGSPAPLRRAASQDNRPHPRLKHRTLRANVEN, encoded by the exons ATGAGTGATCAGTATATCCAAGTCAAGGTTCAGCTCGAGCAGATGAAAGCACTGGGCGAGGATACTGGGAGAGGAGGGGATGTGGACGCCGAGGAGCAGCTGCCTGCGTCCTCCCCCGCCGCCTCCGTCTCACCGGACCCCTCCGGCATCATCAGCACCTCCGTCGGCTCCAGACCCCGAGGCAAAGTTCGCACCAAGCAGGGGAAGGATGCCCAGAACACCGGTGGCACACACGCCCCAGACGCGTCCTCGCGTGGGTCCGTTGTCTCTGCTCATGTGTGGAGAAACTCGAACAGGCAGGAGCACGAGCGGACCCTTCACATCGAGGGAACTGAGAAGGTCCTGCAGGGCAAGTCCGAGACTAACGGGAACTGTGTGGCCAACCTCGCTTCCAAGAACAACCAGGAGACACGCCGCGAGGACGGACTCAAGCCGGCCAGGAGGAGACGACCAGTGACAGTGGATATGTCGAAAGCCAAAACCTCTCTGGAGGCGCTGAAGATCAGCATCAAGCAGCTGAAGTGGAAAGAG tttcctCTGGGAAGACGGGCGGCCTGTGATATCTACTGGCATGGCGTCTCCTTCCACGAAAATGAGAATATTGTCTCAGGGCAGGTGAACAAGTTCCCAG GAATGGTAGAAATGCTGAGGAAGATCAACCTGAGTCGGGCTATGAGGACGGTTCAGGAGCTGTTCCCAGACGAGTACGATTTCTATCCCCGTTCCTGGATCCTACCTGAGGAGTACCAGCAGTTCTCCACACAG ATTCGCATGGTGAAGGAGAACGATGCCACAGTGAATCCGACCTTCATTGTAAAGCCGGATGGGGGTTCTCAGGGGGACGGCATCTACCTCATCCGTGACCCCAGTGACCTAAAGCTCATGGTAGGTGCACAGGCCAAACAGGGCGTAGTCCAGGAGTACATCCAGAGGCCGCTGCTCATCGACAAGCTCAAGTTTGATATTCGCCTCTATGTGCTGATAAAGTCTCTGGAGCCATTGGAGATCTACATTGCCAAGGAAGGCCTCACACGTTTTTGCACCGAGCCATACCAG GAACCAAGCCAGAAGAACCTGAGCCATGTCTTCATGCACCTGACAAACTACTCCCTCAACGTCCACAGTGGGAACTTTGTCCACTCAGACAGCCAGAGCACCGGCAGCAAGCGGACCCTCTCCAGCGTCCTCTACAGGCTCGCAGCCAAAGGCGTAGACATCAAGAAGGTGTGGTCGGACATCATCGCCCTCGTCATCAAAACCATCATCGCCGTGGTGCCTGAGCTTAGAGTCTACCATCAGGCTGATATACCGCCGGGCAAACCAGGACCCACGTGCTTCCAG ATTTTAGGTTTTGACATCCTGCTCATGAAGAACCTGAAACCAATTTTATTAGAGGTCAACTCCAACCCCAGCATGAGGATCGAACATGAAAAAGAG gtgtCATCAGGAGTTTTTGAGTATGTTCCCAGTCCtgtggatgaagaggtgaaAGTGGGTGTGATCAGGGACACACTGCGCCTAATGGATCCTGGCCATATGAAACCTTCAGG GAAAAGTTCCCAACTGAGGGCTGGAGGGTTCGAGCACAAGGAGGAGATTCCCATTGAGACGGAGACGCAGGACAGGAGCTCGGACGAGGGAGCTCTGCCCTCACTGTGTCTGAAGCAGGTTTACCCCAAGTACACCAAGCAGTTCAACTACCTGCGGCTGGTGGAGCGGATCGCATCTCTGTTCATACGCTTCCTCGGTGTCAAGGGGAACATGCGTCTGGGCCCCACAGCCTTCCGGACCTTCATCAG GACCTGTAAACTGAGCAACAGTAACTTCACCATGGCTTCAGTGGACATCTTCTACATAGACAGTACACGTCGCTGGTCAGGAGCAACGACGGATTCTAGAGaagcag GGATGGGACTGCAAGCCTTTGTGGAGGCCTTCTATTCACTGGCAAGTcgcaggttcaaatccctgGTGCAGAGGGAGCGGGTGCTGTCACTGCTAGAGCTGTGCGAGGCCCAGCTCGAGTCCCAGTCAGGCGTCGAAGACAGACGCTCTGTGAGCTGCAGCCGAGCGCTGCCTCGAGCCGCCAAGACTCAGACACTCGGCCCCAACAACGGCTCCCCGGCTCCCCTCCGAAGGGCGGCCAGCCAGGACAACCGGCCGCATCCCCGACTCAAGCATCGCACACTCAGGGCCAACGTGGAGAACTGA
- the ttll11 gene encoding tubulin polyglutamylase TTLL11 isoform X3: MVEMLRKINLSRAMRTVQELFPDEYDFYPRSWILPEEYQQFSTQIRMVKENDATVNPTFIVKPDGGSQGDGIYLIRDPSDLKLMVGAQAKQGVVQEYIQRPLLIDKLKFDIRLYVLIKSLEPLEIYIAKEGLTRFCTEPYQEPSQKNLSHVFMHLTNYSLNVHSGNFVHSDSQSTGSKRTLSSVLYRLAAKGVDIKKVWSDIIALVIKTIIAVVPELRVYHQADIPPGKPGPTCFQILGFDILLMKNLKPILLEVNSNPSMRIEHEKEVSSGVFEYVPSPVDEEVKVGVIRDTLRLMDPGHMKPSGKSSQLRAGGFEHKEEIPIETETQDRSSDEGALPSLCLKQVYPKYTKQFNYLRLVERIASLFIRFLGVKGNMRLGPTAFRTFIRTCKLSNSNFTMASVDIFYIDSTRRWSGATTDSREAGMGLQAFVEAFYSLASRRFKSLVQRERVLSLLELCEAQLESQSGVEDRRSVSCSRALPRAAKTQTLGPNNGSPAPLRRAASQDNRPHPRLKHRTLRANVEN, encoded by the exons ATGGTAGAAATGCTGAGGAAGATCAACCTGAGTCGGGCTATGAGGACGGTTCAGGAGCTGTTCCCAGACGAGTACGATTTCTATCCCCGTTCCTGGATCCTACCTGAGGAGTACCAGCAGTTCTCCACACAG ATTCGCATGGTGAAGGAGAACGATGCCACAGTGAATCCGACCTTCATTGTAAAGCCGGATGGGGGTTCTCAGGGGGACGGCATCTACCTCATCCGTGACCCCAGTGACCTAAAGCTCATGGTAGGTGCACAGGCCAAACAGGGCGTAGTCCAGGAGTACATCCAGAGGCCGCTGCTCATCGACAAGCTCAAGTTTGATATTCGCCTCTATGTGCTGATAAAGTCTCTGGAGCCATTGGAGATCTACATTGCCAAGGAAGGCCTCACACGTTTTTGCACCGAGCCATACCAG GAACCAAGCCAGAAGAACCTGAGCCATGTCTTCATGCACCTGACAAACTACTCCCTCAACGTCCACAGTGGGAACTTTGTCCACTCAGACAGCCAGAGCACCGGCAGCAAGCGGACCCTCTCCAGCGTCCTCTACAGGCTCGCAGCCAAAGGCGTAGACATCAAGAAGGTGTGGTCGGACATCATCGCCCTCGTCATCAAAACCATCATCGCCGTGGTGCCTGAGCTTAGAGTCTACCATCAGGCTGATATACCGCCGGGCAAACCAGGACCCACGTGCTTCCAG ATTTTAGGTTTTGACATCCTGCTCATGAAGAACCTGAAACCAATTTTATTAGAGGTCAACTCCAACCCCAGCATGAGGATCGAACATGAAAAAGAG gtgtCATCAGGAGTTTTTGAGTATGTTCCCAGTCCtgtggatgaagaggtgaaAGTGGGTGTGATCAGGGACACACTGCGCCTAATGGATCCTGGCCATATGAAACCTTCAGG GAAAAGTTCCCAACTGAGGGCTGGAGGGTTCGAGCACAAGGAGGAGATTCCCATTGAGACGGAGACGCAGGACAGGAGCTCGGACGAGGGAGCTCTGCCCTCACTGTGTCTGAAGCAGGTTTACCCCAAGTACACCAAGCAGTTCAACTACCTGCGGCTGGTGGAGCGGATCGCATCTCTGTTCATACGCTTCCTCGGTGTCAAGGGGAACATGCGTCTGGGCCCCACAGCCTTCCGGACCTTCATCAG GACCTGTAAACTGAGCAACAGTAACTTCACCATGGCTTCAGTGGACATCTTCTACATAGACAGTACACGTCGCTGGTCAGGAGCAACGACGGATTCTAGAGaagcag GGATGGGACTGCAAGCCTTTGTGGAGGCCTTCTATTCACTGGCAAGTcgcaggttcaaatccctgGTGCAGAGGGAGCGGGTGCTGTCACTGCTAGAGCTGTGCGAGGCCCAGCTCGAGTCCCAGTCAGGCGTCGAAGACAGACGCTCTGTGAGCTGCAGCCGAGCGCTGCCTCGAGCCGCCAAGACTCAGACACTCGGCCCCAACAACGGCTCCCCGGCTCCCCTCCGAAGGGCGGCCAGCCAGGACAACCGGCCGCATCCCCGACTCAAGCATCGCACACTCAGGGCCAACGTGGAGAACTGA
- the ttll11 gene encoding tubulin polyglutamylase TTLL11 isoform X2 — protein MSDQYIQVKVQLEQMKALGEDTGRGGDVDAEEQLPASSPAASVSPDPSGIISTSVGSRPRGKVRTKQGKDAQNTGGTHAPDASSRGSVVSAHVWRNSNRQEHERTLHIEGTEKVLQGKSETNGNCVANLASKNNQETRREDGLKPARRRRPVTVDMSKAKTSLEALKISIKQLKWKEFPLGRRAACDIYWHGVSFHENENIVSGQVNKFPGMVEMLRKINLSRAMRTVQELFPDEYDFYPRSWILPEEYQQFSTQIRMVKENDATVNPTFIVKPDGGSQGDGIYLIRDPSDLKLMSLEPLEIYIAKEGLTRFCTEPYQEPSQKNLSHVFMHLTNYSLNVHSGNFVHSDSQSTGSKRTLSSVLYRLAAKGVDIKKVWSDIIALVIKTIIAVVPELRVYHQADIPPGKPGPTCFQILGFDILLMKNLKPILLEVNSNPSMRIEHEKEVSSGVFEYVPSPVDEEVKVGVIRDTLRLMDPGHMKPSGKSSQLRAGGFEHKEEIPIETETQDRSSDEGALPSLCLKQVYPKYTKQFNYLRLVERIASLFIRFLGVKGNMRLGPTAFRTFIRTCKLSNSNFTMASVDIFYIDSTRRWSGATTDSREAGMGLQAFVEAFYSLASRRFKSLVQRERVLSLLELCEAQLESQSGVEDRRSVSCSRALPRAAKTQTLGPNNGSPAPLRRAASQDNRPHPRLKHRTLRANVEN, from the exons ATGAGTGATCAGTATATCCAAGTCAAGGTTCAGCTCGAGCAGATGAAAGCACTGGGCGAGGATACTGGGAGAGGAGGGGATGTGGACGCCGAGGAGCAGCTGCCTGCGTCCTCCCCCGCCGCCTCCGTCTCACCGGACCCCTCCGGCATCATCAGCACCTCCGTCGGCTCCAGACCCCGAGGCAAAGTTCGCACCAAGCAGGGGAAGGATGCCCAGAACACCGGTGGCACACACGCCCCAGACGCGTCCTCGCGTGGGTCCGTTGTCTCTGCTCATGTGTGGAGAAACTCGAACAGGCAGGAGCACGAGCGGACCCTTCACATCGAGGGAACTGAGAAGGTCCTGCAGGGCAAGTCCGAGACTAACGGGAACTGTGTGGCCAACCTCGCTTCCAAGAACAACCAGGAGACACGCCGCGAGGACGGACTCAAGCCGGCCAGGAGGAGACGACCAGTGACAGTGGATATGTCGAAAGCCAAAACCTCTCTGGAGGCGCTGAAGATCAGCATCAAGCAGCTGAAGTGGAAAGAG tttcctCTGGGAAGACGGGCGGCCTGTGATATCTACTGGCATGGCGTCTCCTTCCACGAAAATGAGAATATTGTCTCAGGGCAGGTGAACAAGTTCCCAG GAATGGTAGAAATGCTGAGGAAGATCAACCTGAGTCGGGCTATGAGGACGGTTCAGGAGCTGTTCCCAGACGAGTACGATTTCTATCCCCGTTCCTGGATCCTACCTGAGGAGTACCAGCAGTTCTCCACACAG ATTCGCATGGTGAAGGAGAACGATGCCACAGTGAATCCGACCTTCATTGTAAAGCCGGATGGGGGTTCTCAGGGGGACGGCATCTACCTCATCCGTGACCCCAGTGACCTAAAGCTCATG TCTCTGGAGCCATTGGAGATCTACATTGCCAAGGAAGGCCTCACACGTTTTTGCACCGAGCCATACCAG GAACCAAGCCAGAAGAACCTGAGCCATGTCTTCATGCACCTGACAAACTACTCCCTCAACGTCCACAGTGGGAACTTTGTCCACTCAGACAGCCAGAGCACCGGCAGCAAGCGGACCCTCTCCAGCGTCCTCTACAGGCTCGCAGCCAAAGGCGTAGACATCAAGAAGGTGTGGTCGGACATCATCGCCCTCGTCATCAAAACCATCATCGCCGTGGTGCCTGAGCTTAGAGTCTACCATCAGGCTGATATACCGCCGGGCAAACCAGGACCCACGTGCTTCCAG ATTTTAGGTTTTGACATCCTGCTCATGAAGAACCTGAAACCAATTTTATTAGAGGTCAACTCCAACCCCAGCATGAGGATCGAACATGAAAAAGAG gtgtCATCAGGAGTTTTTGAGTATGTTCCCAGTCCtgtggatgaagaggtgaaAGTGGGTGTGATCAGGGACACACTGCGCCTAATGGATCCTGGCCATATGAAACCTTCAGG GAAAAGTTCCCAACTGAGGGCTGGAGGGTTCGAGCACAAGGAGGAGATTCCCATTGAGACGGAGACGCAGGACAGGAGCTCGGACGAGGGAGCTCTGCCCTCACTGTGTCTGAAGCAGGTTTACCCCAAGTACACCAAGCAGTTCAACTACCTGCGGCTGGTGGAGCGGATCGCATCTCTGTTCATACGCTTCCTCGGTGTCAAGGGGAACATGCGTCTGGGCCCCACAGCCTTCCGGACCTTCATCAG GACCTGTAAACTGAGCAACAGTAACTTCACCATGGCTTCAGTGGACATCTTCTACATAGACAGTACACGTCGCTGGTCAGGAGCAACGACGGATTCTAGAGaagcag GGATGGGACTGCAAGCCTTTGTGGAGGCCTTCTATTCACTGGCAAGTcgcaggttcaaatccctgGTGCAGAGGGAGCGGGTGCTGTCACTGCTAGAGCTGTGCGAGGCCCAGCTCGAGTCCCAGTCAGGCGTCGAAGACAGACGCTCTGTGAGCTGCAGCCGAGCGCTGCCTCGAGCCGCCAAGACTCAGACACTCGGCCCCAACAACGGCTCCCCGGCTCCCCTCCGAAGGGCGGCCAGCCAGGACAACCGGCCGCATCCCCGACTCAAGCATCGCACACTCAGGGCCAACGTGGAGAACTGA